A stretch of the Clostridiales bacterium genome encodes the following:
- a CDS encoding LCP family protein, with product MKRLLSIFLVLALLLPVLAFAEGEPEGEDEEFEIVEITEDEYEVDENGNIILGEDHLTAEQISQLMDLTAELEIDDSIDPADLYINPNLPDNVINILLIGVDVRGTKEIQKLSEQMRYKEEDPTDNSVAKRSDVLMILSINTEEGTIKLTSIARNTYVEIPGRKNKAIIANSFGRAIYKNGKYHSWVDSPETCIATVNKNFQLNIRHYVAINFFGVEEIIESLGGADIDLTKEEAKAINKYLDMRVVYLKNPDGSYKIGSDGKRERKYHGAEIAATYDNHSEGRQKLAEKAGVQHLDGLQALMYARLREIDNDFVRTARTRHLLDSLLRPTMAKIKSGKLDFFNLVVDWTQYLITNMPLDEMAKVAMGVLGSFSLDFLESVDSVIQEFRIPEDKTYSYQTINGSSVTVMTNKQKTTESLHDFIYGEYIPAN from the coding sequence ATGAAACGTTTGCTTTCCATTTTCCTGGTCCTGGCCCTGCTGCTGCCCGTGCTGGCTTTTGCCGAAGGCGAACCGGAGGGTGAAGACGAGGAATTCGAAATTGTCGAAATCACCGAAGATGAATACGAAGTCGATGAAAACGGCAACATCATACTCGGCGAGGACCACCTCACCGCCGAGCAGATCAGCCAGCTGATGGACCTGACGGCGGAGCTGGAGATCGATGATTCCATCGATCCGGCCGACCTGTACATCAACCCGAACCTGCCGGACAACGTCATCAACATCCTGCTGATCGGCGTGGACGTCCGCGGAACCAAGGAGATCCAGAAGCTCAGCGAGCAGATGCGCTACAAGGAGGAAGACCCGACGGACAACTCCGTCGCCAAGCGGTCCGACGTGCTGATGATCCTGTCCATCAACACGGAGGAAGGCACGATCAAGCTGACCTCCATCGCCCGCAACACCTACGTGGAAATCCCCGGCCGCAAGAACAAGGCCATCATCGCCAACTCCTTCGGCCGCGCGATCTACAAAAACGGCAAGTACCACTCCTGGGTGGACTCCCCCGAAACCTGCATCGCCACCGTCAACAAGAACTTCCAGCTGAACATCCGCCACTACGTCGCGATCAACTTCTTCGGCGTGGAGGAGATCATCGAGTCCCTGGGCGGCGCCGATATCGACCTGACGAAGGAAGAAGCCAAGGCGATCAACAAATACCTGGATATGCGGGTGGTCTACCTGAAGAATCCGGACGGCAGCTATAAGATTGGCTCGGACGGAAAGCGCGAGCGGAAGTACCACGGCGCGGAAATTGCCGCCACCTACGACAACCATTCCGAAGGCCGGCAGAAGCTGGCTGAGAAGGCCGGCGTCCAGCACCTGGACGGCCTGCAGGCCCTGATGTATGCCCGCCTCCGCGAGATCGACAACGACTTCGTCCGCACCGCGCGCACCCGGCACCTGCTGGACAGCCTGCTCCGCCCCACCATGGCGAAAATCAAGAGCGGAAAGCTGGACTTCTTCAACCTGGTGGTGGACTGGACCCAGTACCTGATCACCAACATGCCGCTGGATGAGATGGCGAAGGTCGCCATGGGCGTCCTGGGCAGCTTCAGCCTGGACTTCCTGGAGTCCGTCGACAGCGTCATCCAGGAGTTCCGCATTCCGGAGGACAAGACCTACAGCTACCAGACGATCAACGGCTCCAGCGTCACCGTGATGACGAACAAGCAGAAGACCACCGAATCGCTGCACGATTTCATCTACGGCGAATACATCCCGGCGAACTAA